Below is a genomic region from Fusarium oxysporum Fo47 chromosome VIII, complete sequence.
GGCTGGACGGCACTCCGAGCAATACTTTGTTACACAGTCACGCTACACGTAACGGGCTTGGACTTTGTTGACATTCACATCTCAGCTCTGTATTCACCAGAATATAGGGAACAAATGGTTGgtaattttactttatttgTTTGACTGTGTTTCCGCCTGAATCCTACCCTCAAAGTCCATGAGTTCGCTTACTGGGGAGGGACTAATCACTGTTAGCAGATATCTAAAACCTGAACATTATCAAGACTCACCGTAGACAAGAGTGCCGTTGTCGTTGCCAATGCACTCAGCGAGGTTGACGTTAGCCTCAACAGGATCTCCGTCAACGGGGTTGAGGAGAGCGCGGAGGACAGGAACGTTGTCGTCGCCCTCAAGTTCGAAGGTGATGTCGGAAGCAGAGCCAGAGAAGCCTTGAAGTCATTGTTAGTAGGTCAAACATA
It encodes:
- a CDS encoding Cyanovirin-N; the protein is MVNFHESSSDIELEDGHILVAQCNDADGEPQESRLDLDYYIGNNDGAFYWGGEGFSGSASDITFELEGDDNVPVLRALLNPVDGDPVEANVNLAECIGNDNGTLVYVPPQ